The genome window aataaataataatctcataaaagtctccatttattacttctcaaaagtcaaactcaacaccataatccaataatagcataaataaaataaatcccgGAAAATATCGATAAAGGCATAAAAACcgaagtctgaaaataagaGTAAAACTCCAAAGCACCAATCCAAAGCAATCACTCCTGCTGATCAGCTCACCTGAAAGGGAAAGAAAGGAGGAATgagtaacaggggagtcactcagtgaggcaTGGGATACTAATCCGCAAACCACTGACTTGAGTAAATAGAACTCCCGCTATGGAAGTCTAGCTCTAACATGAACACACACGATGCCTAAAGCATCACACAACACAAACAATGCGATGATAGCACACAGCTAATCCATACACCCGCATTTCTCATAAGGATAATACATACTCTGCGTCGCTAGTACAGTATGTCTCTGCACCCCCGCACACCATAATCTGCGTagatatgcaaacgtctctgcacccgCCCACACACAAAtctgcgtcgctagctcagacgtctctgggccccGCACACCATAtctgcgtcgctagctcaggcATCCCCGAACCCGCACACCACATCTGGTCGACAGCTCAGACATCTCTGAACCCGCACAACACATAGTCCCTACTATAACTATgtacttacatatatatatatatatatatcacatttaTCATCAAACATCCAAACAATAGTTGAATCCTCTAGACCCCTAATTCCGGTTTACAATGAATAAACTATCTATCAATCCACGACTCAACAGACTCATTCATGTTTCGAAATCTAAACTACGATAGAAGAATTCTATACTGGTACGGAGTTTCGGGATAGATCCTCACCTTAGCAAATGTGGAAAAGTAGTAGCTATGAACTCCAACTGCTCAAacagactccaaatctgaaatcagggcGAAAAATCGAGTcagaacgcccttcgaacggTTAAAAACGGATAACTAGGAATCTGGTCaaaagtcaacccgctggtcaaaggGTCAACCCGGTCAACTCTGACCCAAGCGGTCAACCCTTGACCAAATCGAAATCGAATCAAACCATTCGGTTTTCTTAACCGAATCGATTTCGATTGAACCAGAATCAATCAATTTCAAACCGGTTTAATCTCTAACCACAAAATCAGTTTCCAATAACCGAAACCAGACCGCAATCGAATTATCAAAACCGAGTCAAACATCAAACAACCCGGGCTGACTGGTCAACGAGTTGACTCGCTGAGTCGACTCAGCCGAGTCGCCGAGTCACCGGCGAGTCAGCGAGTCACCGGAGTCACCGATGACGGTCGCCGGGGCGGCAAAGACGGCGGTGGCTTACCGGAAAAATcaccggcggcggcggaggcgCGGCGGACTCCCGGCGGCGAACGGACGGTGGTCGGCTGCGGCGGCTCCGGCGAACGTCCGGCGGAGGCGGCGGCGCGTGATCTTCACGCGCGAAACTTCTCTCCGCGCTTGGGGGCGCGTCGCGGCGATTCTCCGGCTGATTTTCGAGCTCCGGACTCCTCTCGACGTCACGAACACGGTGGTGGTCTTAGAATCACAAAATACCAATGGTTAGAGAGATACGATCGATTTACTAATCGGCCaaaacttaaaacaataaaCACGGCGGTTCCGGTGGTTACCTTCGGCGTGTGATGGTGGTGTCGTATCCGATCTCGGCTCAGGAACTGGCGACGGCGGCGGGTTCGTCACTAATCTCAACGACGGCTCGATTCTGCAGAGGTTCGACGTGTTTAGGTTTTCGTGAATAAAATAATCTGCAGGAGCTGGTATTTAAAGAAAAGGACTACTAGGGTTTCTTGAAAGTTGATTGGGCTTTTGCTGGGCCTTAGGAAttgggtcgttacaattctcccccactaCAAAAAGAATTCGACCCCGAATTCGGCTCCTGAACCGACTGTCCGATACCATCCTGAAAAAGCTCTGGATAATCAATCCTCATCTGAGCCTCGATTTCCCAAGTCTCCTCCTGGATCCGTCTCTTGCCCAACGGACCTTGACCATACTGGTCATCACTCCTGAACAGCTTTCACTTGACGCTCCATAATCTCAACTGGCAGACAAGGTGCAGACAAATTTTTACCAAGATCCTTTGGCGGCTGAGGCAAAATGAGCTCTGGCTCTCTCACAACTTTCCTCAAAACAGACACGTGGAACACATCATGAAAGCTGACAACTCATCTGATAACTTCAGTTTGTATGCAACTGCTCCAATCCGTTCCAAAATCAAGTACGGTCCCATATATCTCGGTTTAAGCTTCTTTAACTTTCGAGTCTTAGATCCTCCCCGAAATGTCCTCATTTTCAGGTATACTAAGTCTCCCACCTGAAACTCCAAATCCTTACGGCGCTTATCTGCATAACTCTTCTGATGATCATGGGCTTCCTTAAGCCGAGTCTTGAGCATCTCAACTTGCTCTACCGTCTCCTGAACCATTGCTGGTTCTAAATCTCGTCTCTCCCCCACTTCTGTCCAACATAGTGGTGTACGACAAGGCCTACCATAAGTGCCTCGTATGGTGCCATCCCAATACTCGAATGATAACTGTTGTTGTACGCAAACTCTACTAGAGGTAAGTACTTCCCCCAGCTACCTTCCCAATCTAGGACGCAAGCCCTAAGCATATCCTCCAATGTCTGAATAGTCCTCTCTGACTGCCCGTCTGTCTGTGGGTGATAGGCCGTACTCATATGGACTTTTGTCCCAAGTGCTTTCTGAAAGGCTTCCAAAAAGCTGATGAGAACTTTGGATCTCGATCAGAAACAATACTAACAGGAACACCATGCAACCTCACAATCTCATCAATGTATATATGCGCCAACTGCGTAGCTCCATCTGTCTTCTTAATTGGCAGAAAATGAGCAGACTTGGTGAGTCTATCTACAATCACCCAAATAGCATTCTTCCCACCGGTGGTTATCGGTAGTCCagaaacaaaatccatggtCACCATGTCCCATTTCCATTCTGGCAATGGCAGGTTCTGCAACAACCCGCTAGGTACCTGGTGTTCAGCCTTAACCATCTGACACGTCTGACACTGTGATACAAATGTAGCCACATCTTTCTTCATACCAGGCCAATGGTAATAACGCTTCAAATCTCTGTACATCTTAGTGTTACCCGGATGGATAGAAAATTTTGAGTTGTGTGCTTGCTGTAAGATTTCCTTTCTCAACAACTTATCATCAGGCACACAAACTCGGTTCCGGTACATGTACATCCCACTCAAAGCTGTATGATATCCAATACTCTCAATTTCAATCTGCTTGACCAACGCCTCATCCCTATCCTGAGCTCCGCGTATCCTCCACAGTAAGTCCGCCTGCTCTGCAGCATCCAAACCAGATGTCTCTCCCTCTGCAGTAACTGCACACAGTCTGAGACTAGCAAGCGTCCCAGTCAGCTCCTGAACCTCCTTGGTTCTGAAACATCGCTCTTGCGTCTACTCAACGCATCTGCCACAAGATTGACCTTACCCGGATGATAAGTAATATCCAAGTCATAATCTGCTAAAAGCTCCATCCATCGACGCTGCCTCAAATTCAGGTCAGCCTGAGTAAAAACATACTTCAAACTCTGGTGATCCGTGAAAATCTGCGCCTTTTCTCCATACAATACGATCTCCAGATTTTTAGCGCAAAGACAACTGCTGCCAACTCCAAATCATGAGTAGGGTAGTTGACTTCGTGAGGCCTCAACTGACGTGATGCATAAGCAATAACATGACCCTCTTGCATCAATACACAACCCAAACCAGTACCTGACGCATCTGTATAAACCTGATATGGTATCCCCGGCCTCGGTAGTACTAAAACTGGTGTATTAGTCAGTCGCATTTTCAGCTCTGTGAAACTTTCCGAACACTCATCTGACCAAACAAACCTAACATCCTTGCCAGTCAACTGAGTCATCGGTCTGGCGATACTGGAGAAATCCTTGACAAACTTCCTGTAGTAACCTGCTAGACCCAGAAAACTGCGTATCTCTGTAGCAGTCTTAGGTGTAGGCCACTCTGATATTGCAGTAATCTTCTCCTGATCTACTGCAACTCCTGCCTCAGAAACCACGTGACCCAAAAATCCAATCTTCCtctgccagaagctacacttACTCAGCTTACCAAACAACTTATATTCCCTGAGCTTATTCAACACGATCCGCAAATGCTCTGCATGCTCCTCTCTACTCCGAGAATAAATCAAGATATCATCGATGAAGACAATGACACACTTATCCAAATGCTCGCGAAACACATCATTCATAAGTTTCATGAACGCGGCAGGTGCATTCGTCAatccaaatggcatcactacAAACTCATAATGTCCATAACGTGTACGGAAAGCTGTCTTCCGCACATCCTCATCAGCTATCGCAATCTGGTGGTAGcctgatgccaaatcaatcttagaaaaccatGAAGCTCCTTGCAATTGATCCAATAACTCATCGATACGCGGAAGCGGATACTTATTCTTGATGGTCACCTTGTTCAAA of Raphanus sativus cultivar WK10039 unplaced genomic scaffold, ASM80110v3 Scaffold4670, whole genome shotgun sequence contains these proteins:
- the LOC130507514 gene encoding uncharacterized protein LOC130507514, whose product is MVQETVEQVEMLKTRLKEAHDHQKSYADKRRKDLEFQVGDLVYLKMRTFRGGSKTRKLKKLKPRYMGPKVVREPELILPQPPKDLGKNLSAPCLPVEIMERQVKAVQEIEPSLRLVTNPPPSPVPEPRSDTTPPSHAEDHHRVRDVERSPELENQPENRRDAPPSAERSFAREDHAPPPPPDVRRSRRSRPPSVRRRESAAPPPPPVIFP